Proteins encoded together in one Chitinophaga sp. LS1 window:
- a CDS encoding IS3 family transposase, translated as MGRTGRMAIVSKDDTELSIVRQCQLLEVSRSSHYHEPKGESKQNLELMAQIDRLHLEHPYFGAVRMAKHLSTDDLVVNVKRIRRLMRKMDISAIYPVPNTSEAYKYHQKYPYLLKGLNIDRNNQVWSMDITYIPMAKGFMYLCAIIDWHSRYLLSWTLSNTMTVDFCLEALQKAVSIYGTPEILNTDQGSQFTSEEFTSAVLNAEIKFSMDGVGRATDNICIERFWRSIKYENIYLNAYDSTLELYKGIHRYVEFYNWERKHQSLGYVTPADVYGAADKLSTYSQQFTKRKKVTKKEKVYNSSNRFDSLINNPPIAV; from the coding sequence ATGGGAAGAACTGGAAGGATGGCTATAGTAAGCAAGGATGATACGGAGCTTAGCATTGTACGTCAATGTCAATTGCTTGAAGTATCCCGTAGCAGTCATTATCATGAGCCTAAAGGAGAGAGCAAACAAAATCTGGAGCTGATGGCTCAGATTGATCGTCTCCACCTTGAACATCCTTATTTCGGGGCTGTTCGGATGGCCAAACATTTGAGTACAGATGATCTGGTTGTCAATGTGAAGCGGATTAGGCGCCTGATGCGAAAAATGGATATTTCGGCCATATATCCGGTTCCCAATACGAGCGAGGCATATAAATACCACCAAAAGTATCCATACCTGCTAAAGGGGCTTAATATTGACAGGAACAACCAGGTTTGGAGCATGGATATCACTTACATTCCGATGGCGAAAGGTTTTATGTATCTGTGTGCGATTATAGACTGGCATAGCCGGTATTTGCTATCCTGGACGCTAAGTAATACCATGACTGTTGATTTCTGCCTGGAAGCCCTTCAAAAGGCCGTTTCCATCTATGGCACTCCTGAGATCCTAAACACAGATCAGGGAAGCCAGTTTACCAGTGAGGAATTCACCTCAGCGGTATTAAATGCTGAGATCAAATTCAGCATGGACGGTGTTGGAAGAGCTACAGATAATATTTGTATTGAAAGGTTTTGGCGTAGCATCAAATACGAGAACATCTATCTCAATGCTTACGACAGCACGCTGGAATTATACAAAGGAATTCACAGGTATGTGGAATTCTATAATTGGGAACGAAAACATCAAAGCCTTGGATATGTTACTCCTGCTGATGTTTATGGCGCTGCTGATAAGTTATCCACATATTCACAGCAATTCACAAAGAGAAAAAAAGTAACAAAAAAAGAGAAAGTTTATAATAGTAGTAATAGATTTGATTCTTTAATTAATAACCCACCTATTGCTGTCTAA
- a CDS encoding NADPH-dependent F420 reductase, whose amino-acid sequence MSKSENKVAGYAIIGFGNIGKALAKAFARNGIEVSVATTRDPESFVSAAAAIGPVVIPTTLTEAVKADIIFLAVRFESLPDVAKALPTWQGKIIVDVTNAYGVPPEKLGGQPSSSFVAQAFTGGKLVKGFNHLIAAILDQDPAVHGGRRVVFLASDDDGAVAEIAALAENIGFSPIKPGGLSEGGLLVQARGNSWGRLIFQDLIKFD is encoded by the coding sequence ATGAGTAAATCAGAAAACAAAGTTGCGGGATACGCAATTATCGGCTTCGGCAATATCGGCAAGGCATTGGCTAAGGCGTTTGCCCGCAACGGCATCGAAGTATCCGTTGCAACCACTCGTGACCCGGAAAGCTTTGTATCCGCCGCGGCCGCGATCGGCCCCGTAGTCATTCCCACTACACTGACGGAAGCCGTCAAGGCGGACATCATCTTTTTGGCTGTTCGTTTTGAATCGCTCCCGGATGTCGCAAAGGCACTGCCCACCTGGCAGGGGAAGATCATCGTTGATGTGACCAATGCCTACGGTGTGCCGCCTGAGAAGCTGGGAGGACAGCCTTCTTCCAGCTTCGTCGCACAGGCATTCACTGGTGGAAAACTGGTTAAGGGCTTCAACCATTTGATCGCTGCCATTCTTGACCAGGATCCGGCCGTACATGGTGGCAGAAGAGTCGTGTTCCTTGCGAGCGATGATGACGGCGCAGTAGCGGAGATTGCTGCGCTTGCAGAAAATATCGGTTTTTCACCAATCAAACCTGGCGGGCTATCAGAAGGCGGACTGCTTGTGCAAGCACGCGGAAATAGCTGGGGTCGACTCATCTTTCAGGACCTGATCAAGTTCGACTGA
- a CDS encoding winged helix-turn-helix transcriptional regulator, producing MLSKELKELEINELVKRTIFNTQPIMVQYELTEHGNTLQTTISNLADWGIVHRKKIVGK from the coding sequence ATGTTGAGCAAAGAATTAAAGGAATTAGAAATAAACGAGTTGGTAAAACGAACCATTTTTAACACACAACCCATAATGGTTCAATATGAACTTACGGAACACGGCAATACGCTACAAACCACCATCAGTAATCTTGCAGATTGGGGGATAGTACACCGAAAGAAAATTGTCGGGAAATAA
- a CDS encoding RNA polymerase sigma factor: protein MPSEEEVLIKMKQGDEAAFSTIYRHYHASLYIYLLRFCKIPSLAEDLVHDVFLKIWEIRDRINPQLSFSGYLYRIARNHVIKTIDKLATDQAMREQLFAQLNEPVSSTPEQMVRAKEYDRLFQEALAQMPPQRLRVFQLCRQEGKSYDETAELLGISRNAVKKHMVLGMRFIYEYVHRYGDIMVAIYVAQNLLS, encoded by the coding sequence ATGCCATCAGAAGAAGAAGTACTGATCAAAATGAAGCAGGGAGATGAAGCTGCATTCTCAACTATCTACCGTCATTATCACGCTTCTCTTTACATATACCTCTTACGGTTTTGCAAAATACCTTCCCTGGCAGAAGACCTCGTCCACGACGTATTTCTGAAAATCTGGGAAATCAGGGACCGTATAAATCCTCAATTGTCTTTTTCGGGATACCTGTATCGTATTGCCCGTAACCACGTCATTAAAACAATTGACAAACTGGCCACCGACCAGGCTATGCGGGAACAACTGTTCGCTCAGCTTAATGAACCCGTTTCCTCCACACCAGAACAAATGGTCAGAGCCAAAGAATATGACAGGCTTTTTCAGGAAGCATTGGCCCAAATGCCACCACAACGGTTACGGGTATTCCAACTCTGCCGGCAGGAAGGGAAAAGCTATGACGAAACTGCTGAACTACTCGGCATCTCCCGCAATGCTGTAAAAAAACACATGGTGCTGGGTATGCGCTTTATTTATGAATATGTTCATCGCTATGGCGATATCATGGTCGCTATTTACGTAGCCCAAAACCTCCTCTCCTAA
- a CDS encoding FecR domain-containing protein produces the protein MSTTTEHYEKLLAKYLDGQCNAAETAELYSWLQASGSHRALLKTMQQEFQKALDTQPEIPAEISDRIETKLLQSITTKKVRTLWYYVAGAASIAAAVLLLIIFKQPATQPANTQIATTSVAPGTNKAILTLSNGSTVILDSAGNQTILQGATTVLQKNGQLQYAAKATDDAIVYNTLTVPRGGQFNIILPDGSHVWLNAASSLRYPTSFNGKERRVDISGQGYFEVSPNAKQPFIVQVNNMEVQVLGTAFDIMAYSDEKSVNTTLVQGAVKVNDKRLFPGQQAVMDPSTGQITIREADVEQVIAWKTGFFEFDNARLSDILRQLSRWYDIDINYDQKGNEKLLGGRISRSLPLTDILHMLEANGPVFELVGRKLTVK, from the coding sequence ATGTCAACAACCACGGAACATTACGAAAAACTGTTAGCAAAATACCTTGACGGTCAATGTAATGCAGCTGAAACTGCCGAGCTTTACTCCTGGCTACAAGCCTCCGGCTCACACCGTGCGCTGTTGAAAACCATGCAACAGGAATTTCAAAAAGCCCTCGACACTCAGCCGGAAATTCCCGCTGAAATCTCCGATCGCATTGAAACCAAACTGCTGCAATCCATTACTACAAAGAAAGTCCGCACCCTCTGGTATTACGTTGCAGGCGCTGCCTCCATCGCCGCCGCCGTACTCCTCTTAATAATATTTAAACAACCTGCCACCCAACCCGCGAACACTCAAATCGCAACAACCTCCGTCGCCCCCGGCACCAACAAAGCCATCCTCACCCTCTCCAATGGCTCCACCGTCATCCTCGACTCTGCCGGTAACCAAACCATCCTTCAGGGCGCTACCACCGTACTCCAAAAAAATGGTCAGTTGCAATACGCTGCTAAAGCTACCGACGATGCCATCGTATACAACACCCTGACCGTTCCCCGTGGCGGTCAGTTCAACATAATTCTGCCCGACGGCAGCCATGTATGGCTCAATGCCGCCAGCAGCCTCCGCTATCCTACCTCCTTCAATGGAAAAGAAAGAAGAGTGGACATCTCCGGCCAGGGATACTTCGAAGTCAGTCCCAACGCCAAACAACCCTTCATCGTCCAGGTCAATAACATGGAAGTACAGGTACTCGGTACCGCCTTCGACATCATGGCCTATTCAGATGAAAAAAGCGTAAACACAACGCTTGTACAGGGAGCCGTAAAAGTGAACGACAAACGCCTCTTCCCCGGTCAGCAAGCCGTAATGGACCCATCCACCGGCCAGATCACCATCCGCGAGGCAGACGTAGAACAAGTCATCGCATGGAAAACCGGCTTCTTTGAATTCGACAACGCCCGCCTGTCAGACATCTTAAGACAGCTCTCCAGGTGGTACGACATAGATATTAATTACGATCAGAAAGGAAACGAAAAGCTTCTCGGCGGCCGTATCAGCCGAAGCCTTCCCCTCACTGACATCCTCCATATGCTGGAAGCAAATGGACCCGTATTCGAACTTGTTGGAAGAAAATTAACTGTCAAATAA
- a CDS encoding transposase: MNKGRRKFNAAFKAKVAVEALKEQLTLAELAEKYDLHPTQITEWKKQLLSGSEQVFDQGKKADSEATDHQEEKDELYKQIGQLKVENDWLKKKSEQVYGKNWKDGYSKQG; the protein is encoded by the coding sequence ATGAACAAGGGAAGAAGAAAGTTCAATGCAGCATTTAAAGCGAAGGTAGCAGTAGAAGCCTTAAAAGAACAACTCACACTTGCAGAGCTGGCTGAGAAGTATGATTTACATCCCACTCAGATAACGGAGTGGAAGAAACAGCTGTTATCAGGCTCTGAACAGGTATTTGATCAGGGTAAGAAAGCTGATTCTGAAGCAACAGATCACCAGGAAGAAAAGGATGAACTATATAAGCAAATCGGTCAACTCAAGGTAGAGAATGACTGGTTGAAAAAAAAATCTGAACAGGTCTATGGGAAGAACTGGAAGGATGGCTATAGTAAGCAAGGATGA
- a CDS encoding SDR family oxidoreductase, protein MASNAAHRAYPSFTLYGAAKAAVIHFAKGFSNDLLGRKIRANVISPGTTNTPVFDRFVPAEQLEAVKKYWADVMPIGRIGQPSDIGKTAVFLASDDSSFMLGAELLVDGGLSYLSK, encoded by the coding sequence ATCGCGTCAAATGCAGCGCATCGGGCATATCCGTCTTTTACGCTTTATGGTGCTGCAAAAGCGGCTGTGATCCATTTTGCAAAGGGATTTTCAAACGACCTTTTAGGTAGAAAGATTAGGGCAAATGTAATATCACCAGGCACAACAAATACACCAGTATTTGACAGGTTTGTTCCTGCAGAACAACTTGAAGCTGTAAAAAAATACTGGGCAGATGTAATGCCGATAGGCAGAATTGGGCAACCATCTGACATTGGTAAAACAGCTGTTTTCCTGGCTTCTGATGATTCTTCATTTATGCTTGGTGCTGAGCTCCTTGTTGATGGTGGTCTAAGCTATTTGTCTAAATAA
- a CDS encoding TonB-dependent receptor translates to MKLTTFLLLVACLQISAKGLSQQISLSETKAPLKKVLKSVARQAGISIIYDEDLLASAHPVTIEVKNVPVRQVLDMALADQPFSYVVDGSRIIVKSLPETKPADVDTIITVTGRITDEKGDPLPGTSIRIKDSKSGAVTDGTGSYSIKVPPGSTLIVSAVGFEPVNWAVTKSSMNFILKISQTALTETVVVGYGVQKKSVVTGAISSVRAADLESQPVTRLEGALQGRTSGVTIAAGSGQPGSSATVRVRGLTTFNNNDPLWVIDGVVVDNGGIGYLNQYDIESIEVLKDAASQAIYGARAAAGVILVTTKKGKAGTLQVNYNGYYGNSEPARKLKLLNATEYATLRNEASVAAGNGIVYADPASLGKGTDWQSLIFNNSAARQNHEVSVSGGNDKSTFYSSFGYLKQDGIVATDISKYERINLRLNSTHKLSKYVTLGENVGYAYDKALGVGNTNSEFGGPLSSAINLDPTTPAVITDPAVAAAAPYTNTGIRRDKNGNPYGISSAVGQEITNPLAYISTRLGNYNWSHNIVGNTYLEIVPVKGLKLRSTLGTKIAFWGSETFTPISYLNSSTISSRTSFSRNQNSGFAWNIENTASYTKDIRKNSFTILLGQGAYMDNRTRATTVTFYDVPANTFEEASMNFKVASDNRTSDGSEGADHRISSLFARVNYAYDEKYLIEGIVRRDGSSRFGANNKYGTFPSFSLGWNISKEGFWPQQNLVNFLKLRGGYGVVGNDNIGDFAYLSTIGSGRNYAFGNSGSYQIGYSPNAPSNPDLKWESTSQTNVGFEATVYNDFRVAFDWYKKVTKDILQNPRIPSYVGAISNPAANVADMENTGVELELGYHKKVGEVDLNVNANVSYTTNKVTNLGTGIKYLSGGQTFQSSSYPITRTALGQPLNSFYGFKTNGIFQNQSEVDNYTSKAGGKIQPDAKPGDFRWVDTDGDGTITEADRQFLGNPTPTWTYGGTINAAYKGIDIVVFIQGSAGNKIFQGLRRLDILNANWQTKALGRWTGEGSTNDYPRLISTDPNRNFTNPSDFYLENGSYCRIKSLQLGYSIPNTITKRVGIEKFRIYVMSENLLTFTKYTGYDPEIGGGVFSIDRGIYPQARSFMLGVNATF, encoded by the coding sequence ATGAAACTGACTACCTTTTTGTTGCTAGTGGCCTGCCTGCAGATCAGCGCAAAAGGATTATCTCAGCAAATATCCCTGTCTGAAACTAAAGCACCCCTCAAAAAGGTGTTAAAATCAGTAGCACGTCAGGCGGGTATTTCCATCATTTATGATGAAGATTTGCTGGCTTCCGCTCATCCTGTTACTATAGAGGTTAAAAACGTACCAGTACGACAAGTTCTGGATATGGCACTCGCAGATCAGCCCTTCTCCTATGTGGTGGATGGCTCCCGCATCATTGTCAAAAGTCTGCCCGAAACAAAACCTGCTGATGTTGATACTATTATCACCGTTACCGGCCGTATCACGGATGAAAAAGGTGACCCTTTACCCGGCACCAGCATCCGTATAAAAGATAGCAAAAGTGGTGCTGTGACAGATGGTACAGGTTCCTATTCTATCAAGGTACCTCCCGGCTCTACCCTGATCGTAAGCGCTGTGGGCTTTGAACCTGTCAACTGGGCAGTGACTAAGTCATCTATGAACTTTATCCTGAAAATATCACAGACTGCCCTCACCGAAACTGTGGTAGTTGGTTATGGTGTACAAAAGAAAAGTGTTGTCACCGGCGCCATCTCCAGTGTAAGAGCTGCTGACCTGGAAAGCCAGCCTGTTACCCGCCTCGAAGGTGCCCTCCAGGGCCGTACTTCAGGTGTTACCATCGCTGCCGGTTCTGGTCAGCCAGGTTCCAGCGCTACTGTACGTGTGAGAGGTCTCACTACTTTTAATAACAACGATCCTCTCTGGGTGATTGATGGAGTGGTGGTCGATAATGGCGGTATCGGTTACTTAAACCAATACGATATCGAATCTATCGAAGTATTGAAAGATGCTGCTTCCCAGGCTATTTATGGTGCACGTGCTGCTGCGGGTGTAATCCTCGTGACTACCAAAAAAGGTAAAGCCGGTACCCTGCAGGTCAACTACAATGGTTACTATGGTAACTCTGAACCTGCCCGCAAACTGAAGCTCCTCAATGCTACGGAATATGCTACCCTGCGTAATGAAGCTTCTGTAGCTGCCGGCAATGGCATCGTCTACGCTGATCCTGCTTCTTTAGGTAAAGGCACCGACTGGCAATCCCTCATCTTCAACAACAGCGCTGCGCGCCAAAACCATGAAGTGAGTGTAAGCGGCGGTAATGATAAGTCAACTTTCTATTCCTCTTTCGGTTACCTGAAACAGGATGGTATCGTTGCTACCGACATCTCTAAATATGAACGCATCAACCTGCGTCTGAACTCTACACACAAACTGTCCAAATACGTAACCCTCGGCGAAAACGTTGGCTATGCTTACGACAAAGCCCTGGGTGTAGGTAATACCAACAGCGAATTCGGTGGCCCGCTCAGTTCCGCTATCAACCTGGATCCAACTACGCCTGCCGTAATTACGGATCCTGCTGTAGCCGCTGCCGCACCTTATACCAATACCGGTATTCGCCGCGATAAGAATGGTAATCCTTATGGTATTTCCAGCGCTGTAGGACAGGAGATCACGAACCCACTCGCCTATATTTCCACACGTCTGGGTAACTATAACTGGTCACACAACATCGTAGGTAATACCTACCTGGAAATAGTGCCTGTTAAAGGTTTGAAACTCCGCTCTACCCTCGGTACTAAAATCGCCTTCTGGGGATCTGAGACTTTCACACCCATCTCTTACCTGAACTCATCTACCATCTCTTCCCGTACTTCTTTTTCACGTAATCAGAATTCAGGATTTGCATGGAATATAGAAAATACCGCTTCTTATACTAAAGATATCCGTAAGAACTCCTTCACCATCCTCTTAGGTCAGGGCGCTTATATGGACAACCGTACAAGAGCGACCACCGTTACTTTCTACGACGTGCCTGCTAACACTTTTGAAGAAGCAAGCATGAACTTCAAAGTAGCTTCCGACAACCGTACTTCTGACGGTAGTGAAGGTGCTGACCACAGGATCTCTTCACTCTTCGCCCGTGTCAATTACGCTTACGATGAAAAGTACCTCATTGAAGGTATCGTACGTCGTGATGGTTCTTCCCGCTTCGGTGCCAATAACAAGTATGGTACTTTCCCATCCTTCTCACTGGGGTGGAATATCTCTAAAGAAGGCTTCTGGCCCCAACAGAACCTCGTAAACTTCCTCAAACTGAGAGGTGGTTATGGTGTAGTAGGTAATGATAACATCGGTGACTTTGCCTACCTGTCTACCATCGGTAGCGGCAGAAACTATGCCTTCGGTAATTCCGGTAGTTACCAGATCGGTTACAGTCCGAATGCCCCTTCTAACCCTGACCTGAAATGGGAATCTACCAGTCAGACAAACGTTGGTTTTGAAGCCACTGTTTACAACGACTTCAGAGTCGCTTTCGACTGGTATAAAAAGGTGACTAAAGACATCTTGCAGAACCCACGCATTCCTTCATACGTTGGTGCAATCTCTAACCCTGCTGCGAACGTAGCTGATATGGAGAACACCGGTGTGGAACTGGAACTGGGTTATCACAAAAAGGTAGGCGAAGTAGACCTGAATGTAAATGCGAACGTTTCTTATACAACTAACAAAGTAACCAACCTGGGTACTGGTATCAAATACCTCTCCGGTGGTCAGACATTCCAGTCTTCCAGCTATCCTATCACCCGTACCGCCCTTGGTCAGCCACTGAATAGCTTCTATGGTTTCAAGACAAATGGCATCTTCCAGAACCAGTCCGAAGTTGATAATTACACCAGCAAAGCAGGTGGTAAAATTCAACCTGATGCAAAACCCGGTGATTTCCGTTGGGTAGATACTGATGGTGATGGTACGATCACAGAAGCTGACCGTCAGTTCCTCGGTAATCCTACACCTACCTGGACTTACGGTGGTACCATCAATGCTGCTTACAAAGGCATCGACATCGTAGTATTCATTCAGGGTTCCGCTGGCAACAAGATCTTCCAGGGCCTTCGTCGCCTGGATATCCTGAATGCAAACTGGCAGACAAAAGCCCTGGGTCGCTGGACTGGCGAAGGTTCTACAAACGATTATCCAAGGCTGATATCTACTGATCCTAACAGAAACTTTACCAATCCTTCCGATTTCTATCTGGAAAATGGTAGCTATTGCAGAATCAAATCTTTACAACTGGGTTACTCCATTCCTAACACGATCACCAAAAGAGTGGGCATCGAGAAATTCAGAATTTATGTAATGAGCGAAAACCTGCTCACATTCACTAAGTACACCGGTTATGATCCTGAAATCGGAGGTGGCGTATTCAGCATCGACAGAGGTATCTACCCTCAGGCAAGATCCTTCATGCTGGGTGTTAACGCTACTTTCTGA
- a CDS encoding tetratricopeptide repeat protein: MGLFDLFKKQDDNSLAKEDLQKAKEHFDKGEFQECLRVLTWGFRKDVNYKLLYQLASDTLGKLNASDEQKLFAAVCKKQNDSRAYNNLGNFYFSVGHYDLAQVFYEKTIQLNPNNAEAPHDLAICYARRFQINKAIDVLVNSNSNDFWNLYFLNKCKILDKKTGGVQQSLNDLQVFLDQQPNQEDVIIPRMKIAELQETLQRFNSVKDIQTHIRDWQFIQYGGVVLDYFENNEDYVAGGRYVASWGSNESIKTLANKVKQFANKTFNFISIRCFTS, from the coding sequence ATGGGGCTATTTGACCTTTTTAAAAAGCAGGACGACAACTCTCTAGCAAAAGAGGATTTACAAAAGGCCAAGGAACATTTTGACAAAGGTGAGTTTCAAGAATGTTTGCGAGTTTTGACTTGGGGCTTTAGAAAAGATGTAAACTACAAACTACTTTATCAGCTTGCCTCTGACACCTTAGGTAAACTCAACGCAAGTGACGAACAAAAACTTTTTGCAGCAGTTTGTAAAAAGCAAAATGACTCAAGAGCTTACAACAACTTGGGTAATTTTTATTTCAGCGTTGGACATTATGATTTAGCTCAGGTGTTTTATGAAAAAACAATCCAACTTAATCCTAATAATGCAGAAGCACCTCACGACCTTGCGATTTGTTATGCAAGACGATTTCAAATAAACAAAGCTATAGACGTTTTAGTTAACTCTAATTCAAACGACTTTTGGAATTTGTATTTCTTAAACAAGTGCAAAATACTTGACAAGAAAACAGGCGGTGTTCAACAGTCTTTAAATGATCTTCAAGTCTTTCTTGACCAACAACCAAATCAAGAAGATGTTATAATTCCAAGAATGAAAATTGCGGAGCTTCAAGAAACTTTGCAGCGCTTCAATTCAGTTAAAGACATCCAAACCCATATCCGTGATTGGCAGTTCATTCAATACGGTGGTGTTGTGCTTGACTACTTTGAGAACAATGAAGATTATGTAGCAGGTGGACGATATGTTGCAAGTTGGGGCTCTAATGAATCTATCAAAACACTTGCTAATAAAGTAAAACAATTTGCCAATAAAACTTTCAATTTCATTTCTATCCGTTGTTTCACTTCCTGA
- a CDS encoding AAA family ATPase encodes MKPLIGRKEEKKILEKALASDEAELIAVFGRRRVGKTFLIREFFNSKMILEFSGVHNATLKEQLGNFRNKLAEVLKQERLPEVPPGWTEAFGMLKKYSEPLLKKGKCVIFLDEFPWLNTPKSGFLSAFEYFWNSWGTKQDNLILIICGSAASWMIQKVVNNKGGLHNRITKKIRLLPFTLAETKEYLESRNVKLELYQIVQLYMVMGGIPHYLKEVEAGFSAAQSIDRLCFTKDGILKNEFDNLYQSLFAEADKHVAVVKALNNAPAGLTRKEIIAACSLSSGGRATLLLDELMESGFITNYIPYEKNVRDNIYKLSDEYSRFYLKYIENGRASGEGTWIKLSTQPTWKSWSGLAFESICLKHTKEIKVALGISGVYTEESIWRYVSGKDDEGTGTQIDLLLDRNDFCISICEMKFSTSEFSIDKTYSIELKNKLNIFQQKTKSRKTLFLVMVTTFGTKNNVYKPGLVQNDIILEDLFK; translated from the coding sequence ATGAAACCACTTATAGGTCGTAAAGAAGAGAAAAAAATTCTGGAAAAGGCTTTAGCATCTGATGAAGCTGAGTTAATTGCAGTTTTTGGACGGCGACGTGTAGGTAAGACTTTTCTAATAAGGGAATTCTTTAATAGTAAAATGATTTTGGAGTTTTCGGGAGTTCACAATGCTACATTAAAGGAGCAATTGGGAAATTTCAGAAATAAATTAGCCGAAGTTCTGAAACAGGAGAGATTACCAGAAGTGCCTCCTGGTTGGACGGAAGCTTTTGGGATGCTAAAAAAGTATAGTGAGCCACTGTTGAAGAAGGGAAAATGTGTTATTTTCCTGGATGAATTTCCCTGGTTAAATACACCTAAATCCGGTTTTTTATCTGCATTTGAATATTTCTGGAACTCATGGGGTACTAAGCAAGATAATCTCATATTAATAATTTGCGGATCAGCAGCTTCGTGGATGATACAAAAAGTTGTCAATAACAAAGGTGGGCTTCATAATAGAATTACAAAAAAAATCCGTTTGTTACCTTTTACTCTTGCTGAAACAAAAGAATATTTGGAGAGCAGAAATGTTAAACTGGAACTTTATCAGATTGTTCAGCTTTATATGGTGATGGGAGGAATTCCTCATTATCTGAAAGAGGTGGAAGCCGGGTTTAGCGCTGCGCAGTCTATTGATAGACTTTGTTTTACTAAGGATGGGATATTAAAAAATGAATTTGATAATTTGTATCAATCACTATTTGCAGAAGCTGATAAGCATGTTGCGGTGGTTAAAGCATTAAATAATGCTCCAGCTGGACTCACCCGTAAAGAAATTATTGCAGCCTGTAGCTTATCCAGTGGAGGAAGGGCGACCTTACTCCTTGATGAATTGATGGAATCTGGATTTATCACAAATTATATTCCTTATGAGAAAAATGTCAGGGATAATATATATAAACTGAGTGATGAGTATTCCCGATTTTATCTAAAGTATATTGAAAATGGTCGGGCATCTGGCGAAGGAACATGGATAAAATTATCGACTCAACCTACATGGAAGAGCTGGAGTGGACTTGCATTTGAAAGCATCTGTCTGAAGCATACAAAGGAAATAAAAGTTGCTTTAGGTATTTCAGGTGTTTATACTGAAGAATCAATCTGGAGATATGTATCAGGAAAAGATGATGAAGGGACAGGAACTCAGATAGATTTATTACTTGATAGAAATGATTTTTGTATAAGTATCTGTGAGATGAAGTTTTCAACTTCGGAATTTTCAATAGATAAAACTTACTCAATAGAGCTAAAAAATAAATTGAATATATTTCAGCAGAAAACAAAATCAAGGAAGACATTATTTCTTGTGATGGTGACTACATTTGGAACCAAAAATAATGTGTATAAACCGGGTTTGGTTCAAAATGATATTATCCTGGAAGATCTATTTAAATGA